The Symphalangus syndactylus isolate Jambi chromosome 11, NHGRI_mSymSyn1-v2.1_pri, whole genome shotgun sequence genome contains a region encoding:
- the TMEM170A gene encoding transmembrane protein 170A isoform X5, which translates to MWYGVFLWALVSSLFFHVPAGLLALFTLRHHKYGRFMSVSILLMGIVGPITAGILTSAAIAGVYRAAGKEMIPFEALTLGTGQTFCIVVVSFLRILATL; encoded by the exons ATGTGGTATGGTGTGTTCCTGTGGGCACTagtgtcttctctcttctttcatgtCCCTGCTGGATTACTGGCCCTCTTCACCCTCAGACATCACAAATATGGTAGGTTCATGTCTGTAAGCATCCTGTTGATGGGCATCGTGGGACCAATTACTGCTGGAATCTTGACAA GTGCAGCTATTGCTGGAGTTTACCGAGCAGCAGGGAAGGAAATGATACCATTTGAAGCCCTCACTTTGGGCACTGGACAGACGTTTTGCATCGTGGTGGTCTCCTTTTTACGGATTTTAGCTACTCTATAG
- the TMEM170A gene encoding transmembrane protein 170A isoform X7: MQGAAAEMWYGVFLWALVSSLFFHVPAGLLALFTLRHHKYGAAIAGVYRAAGKEMIPFEALTLGTGQTFCIVVVSFLRILATL, from the exons AGATGTGGTATGGTGTGTTCCTGTGGGCACTagtgtcttctctcttctttcatgtCCCTGCTGGATTACTGGCCCTCTTCACCCTCAGACATCACAAATATG GTGCAGCTATTGCTGGAGTTTACCGAGCAGCAGGGAAGGAAATGATACCATTTGAAGCCCTCACTTTGGGCACTGGACAGACGTTTTGCATCGTGGTGGTCTCCTTTTTACGGATTTTAGCTACTCTATAG
- the TMEM170A gene encoding transmembrane protein 170A isoform X4, translated as MQGAAAEMWYGVFLWALVSSLFFHVPAGLLALFTLRHHKYGRFMSVSILLMGIVGPITAGILTSAAIAGVYRAAGKEMIPFEALTLGTGQTFCIVVVSFLRILATL; from the exons AGATGTGGTATGGTGTGTTCCTGTGGGCACTagtgtcttctctcttctttcatgtCCCTGCTGGATTACTGGCCCTCTTCACCCTCAGACATCACAAATATGGTAGGTTCATGTCTGTAAGCATCCTGTTGATGGGCATCGTGGGACCAATTACTGCTGGAATCTTGACAA GTGCAGCTATTGCTGGAGTTTACCGAGCAGCAGGGAAGGAAATGATACCATTTGAAGCCCTCACTTTGGGCACTGGACAGACGTTTTGCATCGTGGTGGTCTCCTTTTTACGGATTTTAGCTACTCTATAG